tttacttcagaccatttctccagatcattttgaattttattcctatcctccaaagcacttacaatccctcccagcttggtgtcatccacaaactttaaaagTGTACCCTCTCTGCCATCATCTAAATcatcaatgaagatattgaacagaatcaaacccagaactgatctctacaggaccccactcaatatgccctccAGCTTGACTGTttaattatgtttatttttaGAAAGCTAAGTGAAATTTGTACAAGAACTTTGATTGAAATCTCTTGAAGACAGGGACTCTCCTGTATGAGTGGAAAGCACCTAATCCATTTTGGGTACTACTATAATGCAAATAACTGCTTACATTAATATTCAATTATAACTCTTGTTTTTTATGAAGGCGATAAAGTCTAAATCAAGAGTGGTGACAAACATTTTGGGCTGAAATGACACTCTTGGTagattgcatctgaagaagtgaggttcttacccacgaaagcttatgctcccaatacttctgttagtctctgTTGCTTTTGGTAGATTTAGAAtacttaattttaaatgcaaaaaaaattgaTATGGTCAACTTTATATTCTGAAACCAGGCATGGTACTTAGAACTGAAATGTTGCCTCTTTGCACAGACTTTGTACATGGCCTTTTCACATTCAATATGACAGTATTTGTTATGAGAAACATACCTTTGAATTTCACTTATGTACACAAACTCAGCTGTTATATTAGCAGTTTTTACACTTATTTGAATAGCTCCATGATTTCTTAAACTATTTATATGTTTTGATAGAGCCACTAGCTTGTTTACTTATATGTAATCAATCATAATTCTCAATATGCAGGGGTCCCCGTATATATTTCTATACACAAATCCAGATCTGTACCTCAGTATGCTACTAAAACTAGATGGAAAAACCAAATGGCATGCCCAAAACTATTCTAATACAAACTAAGTTAAGCTTCTTCAAACACAAAGGCCTTAATTGAATACTTTTTCCAAACCATAAAATCACTACTGTAGCTTATCCTTTTTTGACAAAAGGTCTAATTCCACCCACCTACATGTTAAGTTTATTAATCTGAAATAAGATATTCACCCAGTACTATAAGTTCACATCAGCAAGCTAATGTGTTTGCTGAGCAATTGCTACTTAAAACTGTTTATGCTTTATCTAGTTAAGCAAATCAAGTATATTAAACCTCACATTAGCACATTTACATTTTTGATAATAGTTATTGGTCCCATATAAGATATCAAAGAATACACTTCACTTAAGTTAATTTTATAAGGACTTGGGTACTTTAAAGACAGGAATTTAAGAGATCTTTTCCAAGAGTGGACCACATTGAAACCTGAATTATTTCTTCTATATTTAACAGGGTATTTACAACACATGATGTTGGAAGAGTTCCTTTAATGTCAAACATAAGAGTTATGGCAGCACATTGGAAGAAAATGTTGGTGATCCTTCTAGCAGCTCAAACATTACTTATGGGTGATAGCTTTGAGGAAGAGGATGTACCCGATGAATGGATTCTTCTTCATGTAGTCCAAGGTCAGATTGGAGCTGGAAACTATAGCTACTTGAGACTAAATCATGAAGGGAAGATAGTACTTCAGATGCAGAGTTTAAAAGGCGATGCAGATTTGTATGTATCTGATATGACCCTTCACCCCAGTTTTGATGAATATGAGTTACAGTCTGTAACTTGTGGCCAAGATGTTGTTTATGTACCAGCCCACTTCCGCCGCCCAGTGGGAATAGGAATCTATGGTCATCCCTCTCACTTGGAGAGTGAGTTTGAAATGAAAGTATATTATGATAGAACAATTGTAGATTATCCATTTGGTGAGGCTTCCTACAACCCAGAAGAGATGGAGGCAAGCCAGAAGCGCACTCATTCACCAGAAGATCAATCTCAGGATGAGGAATCTATTTTTTGGACTATACTCATTGGAATTTTGAAACTAATActtgaaattcttttttaaaataatcaactgGACATACACTGGACTAGAGTGCACTTATAGCCTATGACATTGAACATGAATGGCTTGCTGTGAGCATTGGTACTCTTTGTAAAGTTACCTGAAGAGGTATTCAGGTTACTTTTTCTATGCTGAAGAGGGGAAAAGCAAAGCCATATTTAATTTTGTATTGAAGCCCCCTTCCCACCTTCCAGAAGTAAAATGAGCAGAAAGCACAGTATTTGTATAGTTTTCTTTATAAAGCAGGGTTAAAGTGAATGTACAATAAAGGGAATCTTATTAAAAGGTATCACTTTGAACAGGTGCATAAGAAAATGGACCTTGATAATTCACTGTATTTTCTATTAAAGTGACACTTAATTTTATACAAAGAAAAAGTTGTAAAATCTGAAAGGTGCAGTTTTAACAACCCCatccaatttaaaataaagaactaATTTTCTAATCTCTTTGCAGTGTGAACAGCTCTTTAGCAAGTGGC
This genomic window from Emys orbicularis isolate rEmyOrb1 chromosome 3, rEmyOrb1.hap1, whole genome shotgun sequence contains:
- the C3H6orf120 gene encoding UPF0669 protein C6orf120 homolog isoform X1 codes for the protein MRVFTTHDVGRVPLMSNIRVMAAHWKKMLVILLAAQTLLMGDSFEEEDVPDEWILLHVVQGQIGAGNYSYLRLNHEGKIVLQMQSLKGDADLYVSDMTLHPSFDEYELQSVTCGQDVVYVPAHFRRPVGIGIYGHPSHLESEFEMKVYYDRTIVDYPFGEASYNPEEMEASQKRTHSPEDQSQDEESIFWTILIGILKLILEILF
- the C3H6orf120 gene encoding UPF0669 protein C6orf120 homolog isoform X2, translated to MSNIRVMAAHWKKMLVILLAAQTLLMGDSFEEEDVPDEWILLHVVQGQIGAGNYSYLRLNHEGKIVLQMQSLKGDADLYVSDMTLHPSFDEYELQSVTCGQDVVYVPAHFRRPVGIGIYGHPSHLESEFEMKVYYDRTIVDYPFGEASYNPEEMEASQKRTHSPEDQSQDEESIFWTILIGILKLILEILF